One Flagellimonas sp. CMM7 genomic region harbors:
- a CDS encoding LamG-like jellyroll fold domain-containing protein: protein MKHLKQLGFYIIAMSFLLGCEQGIDSITAVDSGADASAPAVVINSPTEGSKIKVLEVVTSITVDFEVTDDIEVASIEILLDGTKIGDFNSFKDYRRVLIDDFVYDQLTDGTHELIIRATDLDGKTTSSSVNFEKEPAYTPLYAGETLYMPFDGDNFDLVNIRQADKVGDPGFTGEGFVGINAYAGAPDSYLTLPTDGMLTNEFSAIFWYKVNADPDRAGILVIGPPDEANPDAQNNRQNGFRFFRENAGGNQRFKLNVGTGAGESWFDGGAAADVAPGTDWTHMAFTISQNQATVYINGQIVSQGDFDGVDWTNCDLLSIMSGEPRFSGWNHKYDGSSMDELRMFNRVLPQSEIQSIMTAEAGGFVGSFDAEMFYMPFDGNNTEMFTSSDASVVGTPSFAGESASGSDAYAGATDAYLTFPTNGLTTGEFSATMWYKINADPDRAGILVMGPPDTEGAEYPDIQNLRTNGFRFFREAGGDGQIFKLNVGNGTADSWFDGGATASIPSDTADWVHLAFTISNTECVVYIDGEVVAQGDFTGIDWTGCDILSIGSGAPRFNQWNHLSDLSYIDELRLFDKALSQGEVQSVRNSDL, encoded by the coding sequence ATGAAACATTTAAAACAACTAGGTTTTTATATAATAGCCATGTCATTTCTTTTGGGATGTGAACAAGGCATAGATAGCATTACCGCAGTAGATTCCGGCGCCGATGCATCAGCTCCGGCAGTTGTAATTAACTCCCCAACAGAAGGTAGCAAAATAAAAGTACTGGAGGTCGTGACTTCAATAACTGTAGATTTTGAAGTAACAGACGATATTGAGGTTGCCTCTATCGAAATACTATTGGATGGAACTAAAATTGGAGATTTCAATAGTTTCAAGGACTATCGTCGCGTCCTGATTGATGATTTCGTTTATGATCAATTAACAGACGGTACTCACGAGTTAATTATCAGGGCTACAGATTTAGACGGTAAAACCACTTCCTCCTCTGTTAACTTTGAAAAAGAACCGGCCTACACACCTCTATATGCCGGAGAAACGCTCTACATGCCCTTTGATGGGGACAACTTTGATTTAGTAAACATTCGTCAAGCTGATAAAGTTGGAGACCCAGGATTCACTGGTGAAGGATTTGTTGGCATCAATGCCTATGCAGGCGCCCCGGATTCCTATCTCACCTTGCCTACAGACGGCATGTTAACAAATGAATTTAGTGCTATTTTTTGGTACAAAGTAAACGCTGATCCAGATAGAGCAGGTATTTTGGTTATAGGTCCTCCAGATGAGGCCAATCCTGATGCCCAAAATAATCGTCAAAATGGATTTAGATTTTTCCGCGAAAACGCAGGAGGAAACCAACGGTTTAAACTTAATGTAGGTACTGGAGCAGGAGAATCTTGGTTTGATGGTGGTGCAGCTGCAGATGTTGCCCCAGGTACCGATTGGACTCATATGGCATTTACTATTTCACAAAACCAAGCTACCGTTTACATAAATGGCCAGATTGTAAGCCAAGGTGATTTTGACGGTGTGGATTGGACCAATTGTGATTTGCTTTCCATTATGTCTGGAGAACCTCGTTTTTCTGGATGGAACCATAAATATGATGGCAGTAGTATGGACGAACTGCGAATGTTCAACAGAGTACTTCCACAATCTGAAATCCAAAGTATAATGACCGCAGAAGCAGGTGGTTTTGTTGGTTCTTTTGATGCAGAAATGTTCTATATGCCTTTTGATGGAAATAATACAGAAATGTTTACCAGCAGTGATGCCTCTGTTGTTGGCACTCCCAGCTTTGCTGGAGAAAGTGCCTCAGGAAGTGATGCCTATGCCGGAGCAACAGATGCATATCTAACGTTTCCAACCAATGGATTGACCACAGGTGAATTTAGTGCAACTATGTGGTATAAAATAAACGCAGATCCCGATAGAGCTGGAATACTGGTTATGGGGCCTCCAGATACAGAAGGCGCAGAATATCCAGATATTCAGAATCTAAGAACAAATGGTTTCCGCTTCTTTAGGGAAGCAGGCGGCGATGGACAGATTTTCAAACTAAATGTAGGCAACGGAACAGCAGATAGCTGGTTTGATGGTGGAGCAACGGCCTCCATACCGTCAGACACCGCAGATTGGGTTCATTTGGCCTTTACCATTTCCAATACAGAATGTGTGGTATATATAGACGGAGAAGTAGTAGCACAAGGAGATTTTACGGGAATAGATTGGACCGGTTGCGACATACTGTCCATTGGCTCAGGTGCACCAAGGTTTAATCAATGGAATCACTTATCCGATTTAAGCTACATAGATGAATTACGATTGTTTGACAAAGCATTATCTCAAGGAGAAGTGCAAAGTGTCAGAAATTCAGATTTGTAA
- a CDS encoding RagB/SusD family nutrient uptake outer membrane protein, which produces MKKLSKRTKAITLIASLLMVVIGCSDKLEEPELNNNFAGGTDFTKTEDMTLSIIGVYEAFQSRGWEQPLLISVRGDDVNAGGLGDQQDFAETDLFNYNKDYWMYNSLWENVYVDVITSHTAMDQIMRYQELADDAGKALGDQYIAEAKVIRAIMLFHISRVWGEVFIPTSSDTAELFDVEVLPTQEEVMQHISDQMDEAMPFLLDTHPNKRQDLPGGVTLYTALAIKALANQELGNYQAVADAAGQIINSNEFSLFPDFYELFKIPGKLSDESILDMQYSDFGQGEGDRESHLYAPYGPQGWTPAVDGAASGWGFYEPSMKFIKFMLDRGETTRLETSVLFTDRGIAEIQADPNYATLPAFVSNTTRDGDIINDYARALFASGKHYLPSNQLISGRTSYGSNKNYNIIRYAEILLVYAEALTQGASASGMTADQAVNLVRQRAGMSALSGVTLDQVIDEKFAELGMEWGKRYYDMIRLGRVNELSYDGRTFTEDKSFLPYPQAQVDQFPILDK; this is translated from the coding sequence ATGAAAAAACTATCTAAAAGAACAAAAGCAATAACCCTGATAGCTAGCCTTTTAATGGTTGTTATCGGATGCTCGGACAAACTGGAAGAACCTGAATTGAACAACAATTTTGCAGGGGGAACAGATTTTACAAAGACAGAAGATATGACACTCTCCATCATAGGAGTGTATGAAGCTTTTCAATCACGCGGATGGGAACAACCTCTTCTAATTTCCGTCCGTGGAGATGATGTAAATGCCGGAGGTTTGGGTGATCAACAAGATTTTGCTGAGACAGATCTCTTCAACTACAACAAAGATTACTGGATGTACAATTCACTTTGGGAGAATGTATATGTGGACGTCATCACTTCTCATACTGCTATGGATCAAATCATGAGATATCAAGAATTGGCAGATGATGCAGGCAAGGCTTTAGGTGATCAATATATTGCAGAAGCCAAGGTAATTCGTGCCATTATGCTTTTCCATATTTCTCGAGTTTGGGGTGAAGTTTTCATTCCTACATCTTCAGATACCGCAGAACTTTTTGATGTGGAAGTTCTTCCTACTCAAGAAGAAGTAATGCAACATATCTCAGATCAAATGGATGAGGCCATGCCCTTTTTGTTGGATACGCACCCTAATAAAAGGCAAGATCTCCCTGGTGGTGTAACGCTTTATACTGCATTGGCTATAAAAGCTTTGGCAAATCAAGAACTAGGCAACTATCAAGCAGTTGCAGATGCCGCAGGCCAAATTATAAACTCCAATGAATTTAGTTTGTTCCCAGATTTTTATGAGCTTTTCAAAATACCCGGAAAACTAAGTGACGAGAGCATTTTAGATATGCAGTATTCTGATTTTGGGCAGGGAGAAGGTGATAGAGAATCACATCTTTACGCCCCTTATGGCCCACAAGGTTGGACACCCGCAGTGGATGGAGCAGCAAGTGGATGGGGGTTCTATGAACCCAGTATGAAATTCATCAAATTTATGCTGGATCGAGGGGAAACAACAAGGTTGGAAACCAGTGTTCTGTTTACGGATAGAGGCATTGCCGAAATTCAGGCCGATCCAAACTATGCCACCTTACCAGCTTTTGTTTCAAACACAACTAGAGATGGCGATATTATTAACGACTATGCAAGAGCACTCTTTGCCAGCGGCAAGCACTATTTACCTTCAAATCAATTAATCTCTGGAAGAACATCGTATGGCAGTAATAAAAACTACAACATAATCCGATATGCTGAAATCCTATTGGTTTATGCCGAAGCGTTGACTCAAGGAGCCTCTGCTTCTGGTATGACAGCTGATCAAGCTGTAAACCTGGTAAGACAACGAGCTGGAATGTCAGCCTTATCAGGAGTAACATTAGATCAGGTGATTGACGAGAAGTTTGCCGAGTTAGGTATGGAATGGGGCAAACGCTACTATGATATGATTAGGTTAGGAAGAGTGAACGAGTTAAGTTATGATGGAAGAACATTTACAGAAGATAAGAGTTTCCTTCCCTACCCTCAGGCTCAAGTAGACCAATTTCCTATCCTAGATAAATAA